The sequence CTTTTTTTGTTTAAAAGGAAATTTTATCTATCACCAATTAACGATGGAGACTTAGCTCAGCTGGGAGAGCATCTGCCTTACAAGCAGAGGGTCAGCGGTTCGATCCCGTTAGTCTCCATACGTGAAAAAGCAGTGCTTTAGGCACTGCTTTTTTTTATTTTCTTAATTTATCCACGACGAGAAGCGTCTTCCATGACATCTCCATAAATAGGAGTAGGTAAGCCAAAACCACCAGCAACAGGAATTAATTCTCCAGTAATGAATGAAGATTGATCGCTCGCTAAAAAGACAGCTAGGTTCGCAATATCATCTGGTGTTGCGACACGTTTTAATGGCACGTGTTTTAAAAATGTATTTAAGAATGATTCACTCATATTATTTAGTGCAGCATCGGTTGCAACCAATCCTGGTAGAATAGCATTTGCGCGAATTCCATTTTGAGCGTATTGAACAGCAATATTTTTGGTTAAAGAATTTACTGCAGCTTTTGATGTGCTATAAGCTAAACGAGAAATATCAGGTGTATTTCCAGCGACAGAAGAAATATTAATAATAGAACCTTGATTTTGTTCTTGCATATAAGGAATTGCATATTTACATGTATAGTAAACACTTGCTAGGTTAATATTGACGACATCAAAGAATGCTTCGCTGTCTCCTTCTAAAAGTGTTAAATCTTTTTTTGTATCTGTATGGCCAAAGTTATTGATCAAAATATCAATTTTTCCTTCTTTTTCTGCGACTTCTTTCATCATTGGTTCATAAGATGAAAAATCATAAGCATCATAAATAACATGGCGATAACGATCGTTTTCAGCATGTAATTCTTGTACTAATTTACGATTTTTCTCACTATCACGAACAGCCATATAAACAATGGCACCTTCTTCTACTAAACGATGAGAAATAGCTAAACCAATTCCACGACTGGCAGCAGTTACAACCGCAACTTTATTTTCTAACATGTTAAGTCCTCCTTTTAATTCATAACTTATATTATAACAGAAAGAATCAGGAACAAAAAAAAACACCGCTCATGGCGGTGTTTTTATTTATTAATGAACAAGTAATACATCACAAGGTGCATGATGAGTTACATATTTTGTAGTACTTCCTAAAAGGATAGCATCACTTAATTTTACTTCATTATTTCGACCTAAAAGAATTAAATCAGCCGCTAATTCATCTGGTAATTCATGACTTAATACTTGTCTTGGATCACCGGTAACAACATAAGGATGGATTCTTTCATCATCTTCTAGATGAGCTTTTTTAATTTCGTTGATTACGAAATCTTTATGCTTTTGAATGTGATAATCTTCAATATTATCTTCATTTTCAATAGGAGCAGCTACTCCATTCATTCCTAAAAGTTCATCTGGATAACTAATAACATTGACGACATAAATGTTTGATTGATCATTAGCAAGCATTGGTAATTTTTTAAATAAACGTTGTGCTGTTTGATCATTATCAATTGCTAAAATAATATTATGATAACACATAACTATCCCTCCTACTTTTATTGTAGGATTATGTGTAAAATTTTACAAGCAAAAAGGGAAACGATTACATTTTTATACTGCGTAGAATGTAATATCCCTTATCTTTAGTGATAATTTCAACATTTCCAAAGACTTCTTCCATTTTCTTTTGCGCGCTAGGTGCTCCTTGTTTTTTTTGAATCACAACCCAAAGTTCTCCTTGTGGTGCTAGATGTGAATAGGCTTCTTCTAAAATAGTATGAACTACTTTTTTACCTGCACGAATTGGTGGGTTTGTAACAATATAATGATAATCGTTTTTCTCTACATTACGGTAAGCATCAGACTCAAAAATATGAGTTTCTTTTTGGACTCCATTTTTTAAAGCATTATGACGAGCTAAATCCATAGCACGTAAGTTTACATCAACCATATCTACAGGAATATGATAAATTTTTGCCAAGGTAATTCCCATTGCTCCATAACCACAACCAACATCTAATAATGTTCCTGTAATTTCCTCATGGGTTTGATAAAACGCTTGTAATAAAACACGAGAACCATAATCAATTGCATTCTTAGAAAAAACACCATTATCTGTGCGGAATTGAAGTGTTGTATCAGCAAAAGAAAAAGGAATCGTTTCATAATGATGAGCTAAAGATTCATCATTGGTATAATAGTGATTCATAATCAAATCTCCTTCATTTTTCTATTGATTGGAATATTTTCCTGTATTACAATAATGTTAATTATACAAAGGAGTTGCAAATGGAATCAATACCTATTACTTACGATTATTATGCG comes from Catellicoccus marimammalium M35/04/3 and encodes:
- the hdhA gene encoding 7alpha-hydroxysteroid dehydrogenase, with protein sequence MLENKVAVVTAASRGIGLAISHRLVEEGAIVYMAVRDSEKNRKLVQELHAENDRYRHVIYDAYDFSSYEPMMKEVAEKEGKIDILINNFGHTDTKKDLTLLEGDSEAFFDVVNINLASVYYTCKYAIPYMQEQNQGSIINISSVAGNTPDISRLAYSTSKAAVNSLTKNIAVQYAQNGIRANAILPGLVATDAALNNMSESFLNTFLKHVPLKRVATPDDIANLAVFLASDQSSFITGELIPVAGGFGLPTPIYGDVMEDASRRG
- a CDS encoding universal stress protein produces the protein MCYHNIILAIDNDQTAQRLFKKLPMLANDQSNIYVVNVISYPDELLGMNGVAAPIENEDNIEDYHIQKHKDFVINEIKKAHLEDDERIHPYVVTGDPRQVLSHELPDELAADLILLGRNNEVKLSDAILLGSTTKYVTHHAPCDVLLVH
- a CDS encoding class I SAM-dependent methyltransferase, with the translated sequence MNHYYTNDESLAHHYETIPFSFADTTLQFRTDNGVFSKNAIDYGSRVLLQAFYQTHEEITGTLLDVGCGYGAMGITLAKIYHIPVDMVDVNLRAMDLARHNALKNGVQKETHIFESDAYRNVEKNDYHYIVTNPPIRAGKKVVHTILEEAYSHLAPQGELWVVIQKKQGAPSAQKKMEEVFGNVEIITKDKGYYILRSIKM